A single window of Selenomonas sputigena DNA harbors:
- a CDS encoding biotin--[acetyl-CoA-carboxylase] ligase produces MRSRILELLRKAGEEYMSGEEIAKRLGVSRTAVWKHIKELREAGYGIKSRSRSGYALEETPDCLLPGEIKNGLRTRFIAKDIVFFEEIDSTNQVAKQLAQKGAAAGTVVVAESQGKGRGRLERSYFSPAGKGIWFSVILRPHILPQEAPKCTLLAAVAVAMAMKRFDLKAEIKWPNDILHEGKKLTGILTEMSAEIDRINYIVIGTGINVNIEEEEFPEELRDKATSLSIMKGERLPRVAFFQAVLEALDELCIVLEEDGFAPIIARWREYAVTLGQEVHVIGAIGKDSFDGRAIDIDEEGALLVETEGGVRRVLAGDVSIRPKKA; encoded by the coding sequence TTGCGCTCCAGGATTTTAGAGCTTTTGCGCAAGGCGGGTGAAGAGTACATGTCAGGCGAGGAGATCGCCAAGAGGCTCGGCGTTTCGCGCACCGCCGTCTGGAAGCACATCAAGGAGCTTCGCGAGGCTGGCTATGGGATCAAGAGTCGGTCGAGAAGCGGCTACGCCTTGGAGGAGACGCCCGACTGCCTGCTGCCTGGGGAGATCAAGAACGGCCTTAGGACACGCTTCATCGCCAAGGACATCGTCTTTTTTGAAGAGATCGATTCGACGAATCAGGTGGCGAAGCAGCTCGCACAAAAAGGCGCAGCGGCGGGTACCGTCGTCGTGGCGGAGTCGCAGGGCAAGGGGCGCGGACGCTTGGAGCGTTCGTATTTCTCGCCTGCGGGAAAGGGGATCTGGTTTTCGGTGATCCTGCGCCCGCACATCCTGCCGCAGGAAGCGCCGAAGTGCACGCTTCTTGCCGCCGTCGCTGTGGCGATGGCGATGAAGCGTTTTGACCTCAAGGCAGAGATCAAGTGGCCGAACGACATCCTGCACGAGGGAAAGAAACTCACGGGCATCCTGACGGAGATGAGCGCCGAGATCGACCGCATCAATTACATCGTCATCGGCACGGGCATCAATGTCAATATTGAGGAGGAGGAGTTCCCCGAGGAGCTGCGCGACAAGGCGACGTCGCTTTCCATCATGAAGGGGGAGAGATTGCCGCGCGTCGCCTTCTTCCAAGCAGTTCTCGAAGCGCTCGACGAGCTTTGCATCGTGCTGGAAGAAGACGGATTCGCGCCCATTATCGCGCGCTGGCGCGAGTATGCCGTGACGCTCGGGCAGGAGGTTCATGTCATCGGCGCCATAGGCAAGGACAGCTTCGACGGCAGAGCGATCGACATCGACGAAGAGGGCGCGCTGCTCGTTGAGACGGAGGGCGGTGTGCGCCGCGTGCTCGCGGGCGACGTGTCGATTCGCCCGAAGAAGGCGTAG
- the dusB gene encoding tRNA dihydrouridine synthase DusB, whose protein sequence is MRLGRLDFSVPVFLAPMAGVTDMAYRILVHEMGCPLVYTEMVSTNGINYRNERTLKMLQTDPRERPLAMQLFGNEPEAVARAAAYVESLGVADVIDFNMGCPAPKIVKNGEGSALLLDPVRAERILKALKRAVNLPVTVKIRKGWDAAHVNAVEIAARAEAAGVDAIAVHGRTREQFYSGEADWAIIRAVKERVAIPVIANGDVRSVVDLVRIFEATDADGVMVGRAAQGNPWLFREMAGFLRTGEVAAPPTASERRALILRHLDMLLETKGDYVGPREMRKHATWYTRGMKNGARLRELFNRAETRADFAAILENLA, encoded by the coding sequence ATGAGGCTCGGCAGGCTCGATTTTTCCGTACCCGTCTTTCTCGCACCGATGGCGGGCGTGACGGACATGGCGTATCGCATCCTCGTTCACGAGATGGGCTGCCCGCTCGTCTACACGGAAATGGTCAGCACGAATGGCATCAACTACCGAAACGAGCGCACGCTCAAGATGCTTCAGACCGATCCGCGCGAGCGTCCTCTGGCCATGCAGCTTTTTGGCAATGAGCCGGAAGCCGTGGCGCGTGCTGCCGCCTATGTCGAGAGCCTCGGCGTCGCCGACGTCATCGACTTCAACATGGGCTGTCCCGCGCCGAAGATTGTCAAGAACGGCGAGGGATCGGCGCTGCTCCTCGATCCTGTGCGTGCCGAGCGCATCTTGAAGGCATTGAAGCGTGCCGTCAATCTGCCCGTGACGGTGAAGATTCGAAAGGGCTGGGACGCGGCGCACGTCAACGCGGTGGAGATTGCCGCGCGCGCCGAAGCGGCGGGCGTTGACGCCATCGCCGTGCACGGCAGGACGCGCGAGCAGTTCTACAGCGGCGAGGCGGATTGGGCAATCATCCGCGCCGTGAAGGAGCGTGTCGCCATTCCCGTCATCGCGAACGGCGATGTCCGAAGCGTCGTCGATCTCGTGCGCATCTTCGAGGCGACGGATGCCGACGGCGTGATGGTCGGCAGAGCCGCGCAGGGAAATCCGTGGCTCTTTCGTGAGATGGCGGGCTTCCTGCGTACGGGCGAGGTTGCTGCGCCGCCGACGGCCTCCGAGCGGCGTGCGCTCATCCTGCGCCACCTCGACATGCTGCTCGAAACGAAGGGCGACTACGTCGGGCCGCGCGAGATGCGAAAGCATGCGACGTGGTACACGCGCGGCATGAAGAATGGTGCGCGTCTCAGAGAGCTTTTCAATCGCGCGGAAACGAGAGCGGATTTCGCCGCGATCTTGGAAAATTTGGCATAA
- a CDS encoding type III pantothenate kinase encodes MLLVFDIGNSNIVMGTYEGKKLLRHWRISTDRQKTGDEYGMLINNLFAYQNIRMEQVRSIIISSVVPPLMVPMIKMCERYFHIHPLVVGPGIKTGFRISYENPREIGADRIVNVAGAFEQYGGPLIVIDIGTATTFDVVAPNGDFLGGVIAPGLSSSADALFQRAARLPRIELVTPKRIISRNTVSGMQAGIIYGYVGQIDEIVRRMKKEMGYDEIKVVATGGYARMVSRESKTIDKIDHFLTLTGLRVLYERNAE; translated from the coding sequence ATGTTACTTGTTTTTGACATAGGAAACAGCAATATCGTGATGGGCACCTACGAGGGGAAGAAGCTCCTGCGCCATTGGCGCATCTCGACGGACAGGCAGAAGACGGGCGACGAGTACGGCATGCTCATCAACAACCTCTTCGCGTATCAGAACATCCGCATGGAGCAGGTGAGGTCGATCATCATATCGTCCGTCGTGCCGCCTCTGATGGTGCCGATGATCAAGATGTGCGAGCGCTACTTCCACATCCATCCGCTCGTCGTGGGGCCGGGCATCAAGACGGGCTTCCGCATTTCCTATGAGAATCCACGCGAGATCGGCGCCGACCGCATCGTCAACGTCGCGGGTGCTTTCGAGCAGTACGGCGGGCCCTTGATTGTCATCGACATCGGCACGGCGACGACCTTCGACGTCGTCGCGCCGAACGGTGACTTCCTCGGCGGCGTCATCGCACCGGGGCTGTCGAGTTCTGCGGACGCGCTCTTCCAGCGCGCCGCGAGATTGCCGCGCATCGAGCTGGTGACGCCGAAGCGTATCATCAGCCGCAACACGGTCAGCGGTATGCAGGCTGGCATCATCTACGGCTACGTCGGGCAGATCGATGAGATCGTGCGCCGCATGAAGAAGGAGATGGGCTACGACGAGATCAAGGTCGTCGCGACGGGCGGCTACGCACGCATGGTTTCGCGCGAATCGAAGACGATCGACAAGATCGATCATTTCCTGACGCTCACGGGACTTCGCGTCCTCTATGAGAGGAACGCCGAATGA